From Patescibacteria group bacterium, one genomic window encodes:
- a CDS encoding tyrosine-type recombinase/integrase — translation MQQYIEQAKNELRLRNYSPKTIESYLNCLREYFKFKKTDLNRIDEDNVKIFLLNKQDKNYAPQTINLYLNAIKFFYREVLKNYQKINIKFAKKTKRLPIVLSRQEIKQIIDSIKNLKHKLIISLAYSAGLRVSEAIGLKIKDINLDELTIHIKNAKGKKDRLTIFSETIKNELKILIAEKSSNEIVFPSERGGKLSERTLQKIFEIALKKAKIKKDATFHSLRHSFATHLLENGVNIRYVQELLGHQNIRTTQIYTQVTNPIIKNIKSPL, via the coding sequence ATGCAACAATACATAGAACAAGCCAAAAATGAACTACGATTAAGAAATTACAGCCCGAAAACTATTGAAAGTTATTTGAATTGTCTGCGAGAATATTTTAAATTCAAGAAAACGGATTTAAATAGAATCGATGAAGATAATGTAAAAATATTTTTATTAAACAAACAAGACAAAAATTATGCTCCGCAAACAATAAATTTATATTTAAATGCAATAAAATTCTTTTATCGCGAGGTTTTGAAAAATTACCAGAAAATAAATATCAAATTTGCAAAAAAAACAAAAAGATTGCCAATTGTTTTATCGCGACAAGAAATCAAACAAATTATTGATTCAATTAAAAACTTAAAACATAAATTAATTATTTCTCTTGCATACAGCGCGGGATTGAGAGTAAGCGAAGCGATTGGCTTAAAAATCAAAGATATAAATCTGGATGAATTGACAATTCATATCAAAAACGCCAAGGGTAAAAAGGACCGACTCACGATTTTCTCGGAAACGATTAAAAACGAATTAAAAATTTTAATCGCGGAAAAATCTTCCAATGAAATTGTATTTCCAAGCGAACGAGGTGGAAAATTATCAGAAAGAACATTGCAAAAAATTTTTGAAATTGCACTAAAAAAAGCTAAAATTAAGAAAGATGCGACATTTCATTCTCTGCGCCATAGTTTTGCTACGCATTTATTAGAAAACGGAGTTAATATAAGATATGTACAAGAATTGCTGGGACATCAAAATATCAGAACAACACAAATTTATACACAAGTAACCAATCCAATAATTAAAAATATAAAAAGCCCATTATGA